A single Triticum dicoccoides isolate Atlit2015 ecotype Zavitan chromosome 2A, WEW_v2.0, whole genome shotgun sequence DNA region contains:
- the LOC119355493 gene encoding cytochrome P450 71A9-like — translation MLMLKSLTIRTTTPPRQQFAMASLQAPELLACLLVVVATLLLLLKQLLAPSKRRSASASASPSLPRPRGLPLIGNLHQLGALPHDSLAALAVKHDAPLMLLRLGSVPTLVVSSADAARAAFQHNDRAMSGRPALYAAARFSYGLQNISFAPSEGAFWRAARRACLSELLGAPRVRGFREAREGEAAALVAAVADASGAGGAVDLSGLLLAASNKIVRRVAFGGDDGGEGGAEASAVLKETQRLLGAFWVADYVPWLGWLDAPRGLRGRLERNFHQLDAFYESVIDSHLKRRASSSADEEEDLVDVLLRLHADPAHRSTFSSRDQIKGILTDMFIAGTDTSAATVEWTMTELVNHPGILAKAQDEVRSVVGDSGMVREPDLPGLSYLKLVIKESMRLHPPVPLLVPRETTEPCTIHGCEIPAGTRVLVNAKAIGAHAGAWGADAAQFVPERHERGGDLGDSKPWHDSFALVPFGIGRRSCPGVHFATAVVELLLANLLFSFDWSAPLGKLDAEEENGLTVYRKNPLMLFAKPRRCV, via the exons ATGCTCATGCTGAAAAGTCTAACAATCCGCACCACCACGCCCCCGCGACAACAGTTTGCCATGGCGTCGCTCCAAGCTCCCGAGCTCTTGGCAtgtctcctcgtcgtcgtcgccaccctcctcctcctcctcaagcaaCTGCTCGCGCCGAGCAAGAGACgctccgcctcggcctcggcctcacCCTCCCTCCCGCGCCCGAGGGGCCTGCCCCTCATCGGCAACCTCCACCAGCTCGGCGCGCTCCCGCACGACTCCCTCGCCGCGCTCGCCGTCAAGCACGACGCGCCTCTCATGCTGCTCCGCCTCGGCTCCGTGCCGACGCTCGTCGTCTCCTCCGCCGACGCGGCACGCGCCGCGTTCCAGCACAACGACCGCGCCATGTCCGGCCGCCCGGCGCTCTACGCGGCCGCCAGGTTCTCCTACGGCCTGCAGAACATCTCCTTCGCGCCGTCGGAAGGCGCCTTCTGGCGCGCCGCGCGCCGCGCGTGCCTGTCCGAGCTCCTCGGCGCCCCGCGGGTGCGCGGGTTCCGCGAGGCCAGGGAGGGCGAGGCCGCcgcgctcgtcgccgccgtggccgaCGCGTCCGGCGCCGGCGGTGCCGTGGACCTGAGCGGGCTTCTCCTCGCCGCGAGCAACAAGATCGTGCGACGTGTCGCcttcggcggcgacgacggcggcgaagGTGGCGCGGAGGCGAGTGCTGTCCTCAAGGAGACGCAGAGGCTTCTTGGTGCTTTCTGGGTCGCCGACTACGTGCCGTGGCTCGGGTGGCTGGACGCGCCGCGTGGCCTGCGGGGGCGTCTGGAGCGGAACTTCCACCAGCTCGACGCGTTCTACGAGAGCGTGATCGACAGTCACCTCAAACGGCGAGCATCCTCCTCcgccgacgaggaggaggactTGGTCGACGTGCTCCTCCGCCTGCACGCCGACCCGGCTCACCGGAGCACGTTCAGCAGTCGCGACCAGATCAAAGGCATCCTCACG GACATGTTCATTGCCGGGACCGACACGTCGGCGGCGACGGTGGAATGGACGATGACGGAGCTGGTCAACCACCCGGGCATCCTCGCCAAGGCGCAGGACGAGGTGCGCAGCGTGGTCGGCGACAGCGGCATGGTCCGGGAGCCCGACCTCCCGGGGCTCAGCTACCTGAAGCTGGTCATCAAGGAGTCCATGAGGCTGCACCCGCCGGTGCCGCTCCTGGTGCCCCGGGAGACCACCGAGCCATGCACGATCCACGGCTGCGAGATACCGGCCGGGACGCGGGTGCTCGTCAACGCGAAGGCCATCGGCGCGCACGCCGGCGCGTGGGGCGCCGACGCGGCGCAGTTCGTCCCCGAGCGGCATGAGCGCGGCGGGGACCTCGGCGACTCCAAGCCGTGGCACGACAGCTTCGCGCTGGTGCCGTTCGGGATCGGGCGGAGGAGCTGCCCCGGCGTGCACTTCGCGACGGCCGTGGTGGAGCTGCTGCTGGCCAACCTGCTCTTCTCCTTTGACTGGAGCGCGCCGctcggcaagctggacgctgaggagGAGAACGGGTTGACCGTGTACAGGAAGAACCCTCTCATGCTGTTCGCGAAACCACGGCGATGCGTGTAG